Genomic segment of Mytilus edulis chromosome 12, xbMytEdul2.2, whole genome shotgun sequence:
gtttTGACCAACTTTTTGTGAATGAAGTATTAGTGGTACATTTTATTTCTAACAgtcaaacattttaattgaaaggTGGCAAATTAGGTGTTCTTCaacttaattatttgtttacTTCTGAAAATCATAACAAGATAGGCCCattttcttgtgtttttttttataaaaatttgtttaaacacTGAATTAGCCCAGTCAATCCATTTTAACTTTCGACTATTAATATGCAGTTTTAAATTGTGTAGATTTAATTTAATGTTTGTACAATGAGTAAAATGTTACTCAAATAATGCTGCTTTAGGTGAACATAAGGAAATAAGCCCTGGATGTCCTCTTCACATTTAATGTCTTTGTAGTTCAAAACAATTTTGTCACACAAAGTTTGGGTCAATCCTGTCACAAGTTgttggtttaacatgtttatttgaTCATTTTCTGCATTGAAATATGATTCTAGCATTTCCTTTAATTGTGTACAATCAGGTTCATCAGCACATTGACAATTATCTATGACCTCACACTTTTCCACTTCACTTACAAGACAATGATCACATTCACATTCTTTTTCACATACATCACAGCAGTTATGCTTAAGTATTGAATCTAAATCAACCTTTGTCTCAAAATACTGGCTTAGAAACTTTCTTCTGCATGTTTTTAGGAGGCAGAATTCTCTCACTTCTGGTTGTACAATTGTGTTGGTGGCAATATCACTCATATTGTAATGCATATATGCACTGCTTTGTCGACCATCTCTACCAGCTCTACCAATTTCTTGTAGATAACCTAAACGAgtaaacaataattgtttttgttaaatcatttcctttcatttttcaaatttttggttctGACATTCATGAAAAAAACGAAACAATAttacatatttcaaattttagaactgcaatttttttctgttaaagtcTCATGTTTTTTTGCATGTTGGTGTATCAGCATATGAAAATGTGACCAACATACAGCATTGGCTTTTGATCTCAAGGTGAAAATATGGATTTTTGTATTGTAAATACTTGTGACCTATgacttttcatctttttttacaAAGTGTTATGATATTTGGAATATCACAAAAGGATGAAGTGTATGATTTTTAGGcgtctatgtatatatatatatatatatagttacaatTATTGGCCTTTCACTTGTTGTAAAATATGAAAGTCTTTGtgaaaattaattaatatatgcATAATCCAGAACTTTTCTATTtagataaatttatttatatttataaatatgcaattgtgtaatatatatgtattagaCCGCAGTCAAATTTTTTAAGGTGCTTATGATCCAATTCTtgcaatttaaatattataaactgTTAACATAAATAGTTAGTTTTATGTTTCCATATGTAGATAGGAGATAACTACCCTTATATTTTATCAGTTGAGTCTGCTTTTTATGCAGCTCTGAACACCATGGTTCTGTTGGTATTAATAGACACAGTCTAAAGgggaataatccttacatatgatACTGATTGTCTCCCATATCAATTATGTATTCAGTGTTTTATAATgttgtattttattatattattatttcattgttatcaTATTGTATGAAATTTTGAAACCCTAATAACCTTTAGTGTAATACGTTATATAGCCTTAATACTTGCATTCCAAAGAACTTGGTGGTCCAATGTGGCAAACCCTTTCCACATCTGGGGCATCAGTGCCCATACCATAAGCTTGAGTGGCAAAAAGCAACTTTATGGATCCATGTGTGTCTGCCATGTTCTgtgctatattttttttcatctagaattatacaatttatttcaaatgcaAATGATTTATAATgatttcatatttctttatacatgtaaaatactgTTTCATTCAATTcgttgtttattgtttaatacTAATGAAATATGTTGAATAAAGTGGACATGGACATTAATGTTCTGTAAcaattaaactgtttttttttgcatCCATGTACAAAGATGAATAAGGGTTCTGTCCATGgccaaatattaaaattaaatcaaagtcAAAAGCACTAAATGCATGAGCGTTATGAGTATATGACCGCATTAAGATAAAATGAAAATTCATAATATAAGTAGTAACCAATGGATGTCACTGTCATAATTTGTTGGACAATATTAGTGATGGGCACATCTAATGATTGGTTTATTTTTCaactcttaaaaaaaatatttctgaaatatgCTTATTTCTTGTAAACCatattatgaaattaaaagaaaaatcttcTACCTTAAGAATGGAAgtattatttattacaaaaatatgtacaaaaacatcagaccaaaatgaaaatagaaaaaatatttgtacTCCTGTGGAGTCAGTATACCAGATTTGAATCCATTCCTTTTTTTGAAAGTTTGCCTGGAGTTTGCTTGTCTATGTTTGATTTCTTAGTAGATTATAAAAGGAAtgctttattaatatttaaaataaccTCATCTGTGCAAGGTGCATGGAACTGTGACACTGCTGAAAGTATTTCATCGGTATTGTCTTCCAGGCGGGCTGCCTGTGACACCATGTCATAGCCTACTCCACACCATTTCAGTTTTGAATAAACAATAGTTTTGGGAACATTCCAGATCTGACTACAAAGTTCCTCAATATATGGGTTTAACACATCTTGATAtgaaccttctgctgttgttttacCTCCAGTGAGAGGTAAACGTTTTTGAACTATAAGTTTGATGTTTGGTCTATCAACTGGACCTGATAGGGAAAACACATCTTTCATACAAAGTTGTTGTTGTATCTCTTTCCTCATTTTCGGTGTTGCTGTTGCTGTAAGTGCTAGGATTTTTGCCTGTGGCAATATTGCACgtaattttgaaatgtttctgAAATCTGGACGAAAATCGTGTCCCCATTGAACCACACAATGAGCCTCGTCTACTACAATGTGTGACACATTTTCCCAACTCTTCTGCTTAAAAATGGTGCAAACTTCTTTTTTTAGAATTTGTTCAGGGTGGCCAAAAATGTACTCAAATTTACCATCCTTGAAATCTGCTGCCTCTGGTcctgaaatataaaaattaaacctTTTTGGTACATAAACACCATTTATTTTTAGACTTTGATTAATAATAAGATTAATATGTATTtacagatttaatgtaaaaatattattaacagtTTAATTCTTTAGAAACAGATGCATGAATGTAAGGTAATGTATTGCCCACAGGATTCATTTGACATTGGTCTCATTTCATGTTTCTATTTCTATAACTAGCTGCAATCAATATTCTATATATGAAATGATTGtgaagtgtacatgtatttccatctTGGTTATCTGACATTaaaattttggtttattttatttAGGGAATTTTatgactgtaacattttttcGGTCTATgaagaaatgttataaaaaaggtgctgcacactgaataacctgtATATGTGTTATactaaagtgtgcaccacattttttattgttatttgtccataattttattctaattttcattttaaactggagtaaatcatgaaaaggttgatgacgtcacagtcacatttcaaaattatgtctacatgtatgagctgatagacaaaacactgtcacttgttacatccaaaataaaattttggtttAATACTTGtagttaaatttttaatttatgaatatcaTTGCATAAAACATTTGGTTTGAAAAGCAGGAAAGACAGTTCAGCATGtgcaattttgttttaataaatgatTGAAGACAAGTATTttaacatgaaatataaaattaaacttatcaatttttggtttttaaattcTATATTATCTGTTGGATAATTCAAAGTGCTACCAAAGTAATTCACACA
This window contains:
- the LOC139499156 gene encoding bifunctional 3'-5' exonuclease/ATP-dependent helicase WRN-like gives rise to the protein MKSDALIMLPTGYGKSLIFEMLGKMNNTKCIIISPLNAIIEEQTRKLGRKAVNVNSALINSLEGPEAADFKDGKFEYIFGHPEQILKKEVCTIFKQKSWENVSHIVVDEAHCVVQWGHDFRPDFRNISKLRAILPQAKILALTATATPKMRKEIQQQLCMKDVFSLSGPVDRPNIKLIVQKRLPLTGGKTTAEGSYQDVLNPYIEELCSQIWNVPKTIVYSKLKWCGVGYDMVSQAARLEDNTDEILSAVSQFHAPCTDEMKKNIAQNMADTHGSIKLLFATQAYGMGTDAPDVERVCHIGPPSSLECYLQEIGRAGRDGRQSSAYMHYNMSDIATNTIVQPEVREFCLLKTCRRKFLSQYFETKVDLDSILKHNCCDVCEKECECDHCLVSEVEKCEVIDNCQCADEPDCTQLKEMLESYFNAENDQINMLNQQLVTGLTQTLCDKIVLNYKDIKCEEDIQGLFPYVHLKQHYLSNILLIVQTLN